A stretch of the Siniperca chuatsi isolate FFG_IHB_CAS linkage group LG24, ASM2008510v1, whole genome shotgun sequence genome encodes the following:
- the LOC122872437 gene encoding CLIP-associating protein 1-like isoform X20, with protein MGSFRRPASASSTKSAGRDGSSAGAVDEEDFIQAFEDVPTVQIFSNREVEEAMTKIRDVLSDDKRDWELRVAALKKVRSLLLAGAAEFDGFPQQLRLMEAAFKLSAKDLRSQVVREACITLGHLSLVLGSRFDHAAEAIMPILLNLVPNTAKVMATSGMAAIRLILRHTHYPRLIPIITSNCTSKSVAVRRRCYEFLDLLLQEWQTSSLERHGAVLTETIKKGIHDADAEARSVARKCYWCFHGHFRREAEQLFQGLESSYQKALQAHLRSGDSQMSLPASDRSSSSSQESLNRPQSVKHTFGSSTTRSKAAHPRTPAAASSPGSLQRSRSDVDVNAAATATARTRMPAVPSAVPSSASPFSSASALPPGSYASLGRVRTSRTSSGNGPSVTDSRGRSRGKVVSQSQPSSRSGSPGRLLSSTYGRIPRPTMGTAAAAANSTSSNLTDKSRPRAHRSHGCSRETSPNRSGTARSRIPRPSMSQGCSRETSRESSRDTSPARGFSPLATRRHSRSTSALSSAECYSDRLSHQARISASVNAMRILNTGTDVEAAVADALLLGDSRSKRRPVRRRFESPGIYSDDDANSDASSACSDLSYSSRNGGMAPHYLRQTEDVAEVLNHCASANWSERKEGLLGLQNLLKSQRMLSRVELKRLCEIFTRMFADPHSKRVFSMFLETLVDFITLHREDLQDWLFVLLTQLLKKMGADLLGSVQAKVQKALDVTRESFPYEQQFNILMRFIVDQTQTPNLKVKVAILRYIEALARQMDPADFVNSSETRLAVSRIITWTTEPKSSDVRKTLHNWAGEDFSGRPSTVASLPGEGNLEERCKQAAQVVLIALFELNTPEFTMLLGALPKTFQDGTTKLLHNHLRNASANSGIGMASPSNTSGRTPPRQPGSRSSPLTSPTNCSHGGLSPSRLWGWSADGLSKFPPPPFPSPLPPPTAHSSLKAMQRAYSPSMLEYDSENLNSEEIYSSLRGVTEAIQNFSFRSQEDLMEPLRRDGKRDGMSGVGASSDGDMVGGGRTALDNKTSLLNTPSPRSFAGPRFRDYNPYNYTDSISTLDKAALKEALYEDAVERDGCRQECGENKIMNPKSFPAGPAEQLELVGELLKQFSQGQAGERGPEERRGTLLELLKVAREDSVVVWEEHFKTILLLLLETLGDKDHTIRALALRVLKEILRNQPARFKNYAELTIMKTLEAHKDTHKEVVRAAEEAASTLAGSIHPEQCIKVLCPIVQTADYPINLAAIKMQTRATERITKEPLHQLLSDIIPGLLQGYDNTESSVRKASVFCLVAIYSVIGEELKPYLAQLTGSKMKLLNLYIKRAQTSTSNSSSSSDISSY; from the exons ATGGGTTCATTTCGGCGCCCTGCCTCCGCCTCCAGCACCAAGTCTGCAG GGAGGGACGGGTCGAGTGCTGGAGCTGTGGATGAGGAGGACTTCATCCAAGCCTTTGAGGATGTTCCCACAGTGCAG ATCTTCTCTAatagggaggtggaggaggccaTGACGAAGATTCGAGACGTGCTGTCAGACGATAAGAGGGACTGGGAGCTCAGAGTGGCAGCT CTGAAGAAGGTGCGCTCGCTGCTCCTGGCCGGCGCAGCAGAGTTCGATGGGTTTCCGCAGCAGCTGCGGCTCATGGAGGCGGCGTTCAAACTGTCTGCCAAGGACCTCCGCTCTCAGGTGGTGAGGGAGGCCTGCATCACGCTGGG CCACCTGTCGCTAGTGCTCGGCAGCCGGTTCGACCACGCGGCAGAGGCCATCATGCCGATTCTCCTCAACCTGGTCCCCAACACTGCCAAAGTCATGGCCACCTCCGGCATGGCCGCCATCCGCCTCATCCTCAGA CACACACATTACCCACGTCTCATCCCCATCATCACCAGCAACTGTACCTCCAAATCTGTGGCTGTCAGAAG gCGCTGCTACGAGTTCCTGgacctgctgctgcaggaatGGCAGACGAGCTCTCTGGAGAG ACATGGAGCAGTTTTAACTGAGACTATAAAGAAAGGGATCCATGATGCAGACGCCGAGGCTCGCTCTGTGGCCAGAAA GTGTTACTGGTGTTTTCACGGGCACTTCCGTCGGGAGGCGGAGCAGCTGTTCCAGGGCCTGGAGTCGTCCTATCAGAAAGCTCTGCAGGCTCACCTGAGGAGCGGAGACAGTCAGATGTCGCTGCCCGCTTCGGATCGCTCGTCCTCGTCCTCCCAGGAGAGCCTCAA TCGACCACAGTCTGTAAAACACACCTTTGGAAGCAGCACAACAAGAT CCAAAGCTGCCCACCCCAGGACGCCTGCTGCAGCCTCCTCTCCAGGCTCCCTCCAGCGCTCTCGCAGCGACGTGGACGTCAACGCGGCGGCCACCGCCACCGCCCGTACCAGGATGCCCGCCGTGCCCTCTGCCGTGCCGTCATCGGCTTCGCCCTTCAGCTCAGCCTCGGCACTTCCCCCTGGATCCTACGCTTCACTGG gcCGAGTACGAACCAGCAGAACGAGTTCAGGAAACGGTCCGTCTGTGACAGACAGCCGGGGAAGGAGTCGAGGGAAAGTCGTCTCACAGTCTCAAC CCAGTAGTAGGTCAGGCTCTCCCGGCCGACTGCTGAGCTCCACCTATGGCAGGATCCCGAGGCCGACGATGGGcactgccgccgccgccgccaacAGCACCTCCAGCAACCTGACCGACAAGAGCCGGCCCCGAGCTCACCGCAGCCACGGCTGCAGCCGAGAGACCAGCCCCAACAGATCGGGCACGG CCCGGAGCCGAATCCCCCGGCCGAGCATGAGTCAGGGCTGCAGCCGCGAAACCAGTCGCGAGAGCAGCCGCGACACCAGCCCCGCCAGGGGTTTCTCCCCCCTGG CGACTCGTCGTCACTCCCGTTCAACCAGTGCCCTGTCCTCTGCAGAGTGCTACTCAG accGGCTGTCCCATCAGGCTCGGATCTCGGCCTCCGTCAACGCCATGAGAATCCTCAACACCGGCACCGACGTCGAGGCTGCCGTTGCGGATGCTCTG CTCTTGGGAGACTCGAGGAGTAAG CGGAGGCCGGTGAGGCGGCGTTTCGAGTCACCAGGAATATACTCGGATGACGACGCCAACAGTGACGCCTCCAGCGCCTGCTCCGATCTCTCGTACAGCTCGCGCAACGGCGGCATGGCTCCACACTACCTGCGCCAGACAGAAGACGTGGCCGAGGTGCTGAACCACTGCGCCAGCGCCAACTGGTCTGAGAGAAAGGAGGGGCTGCTGGGACTGCAGAACCTGCTCAAGAGCCAGAGGAtgctcag TCGTGTGGAGCTGAAGAGGCTTTGTGAGATCTTCACCAGGATGTTTGCAGACCCTCACAGCAAG AGA GTCTTCAGCATGTTCCTGGAGACTCTGGTGGACTTCATCACGCTGCACAGGGAGGACCTGCAGGACTGGCTGTTTGTTCTGCTCACTCAGCTGCTGAAGAAGATGGGTGCCGACCTGCTGGGCTCCGTCCAGGCCAAAGTCCAGAAGGCCCTGGACGTCACCAG agagTCCTTCCCGTATGAGCAGCAGTTCAACATCCTGATGCGTTTCATCGTGGATCAGACGCAGACGCCCAACCTGAAGGTGAAGGTGGCCATCCTGCGCTACATAGAGGCACTCGCCCGCCAGATGGACCCGGCCGACTTCGTCAACTCCAGCGAGACGCGCCTTGCAGTCTCGCGCATCATCACCTGGACCACCGAGCCTAAGAGCTCCGACGTGCGCAAG ACCCTTCATAACTGGGCAGGGGAGGATTTCTCAGGCCGACCCAGCACCGTGGCCTCTCTGCCTGGAGAGGGCAACCTGGAGGAGAGGTGCAAGCAG gcggCCCAGGTGGTGCTAATCGCCCTGTTTGAGCTGAACACACCGGAGTTCACCATGCTGCTGGGCGCTCTGCCCAAAACCTTCCAGGACGGGACCACCAAGCTGCTGCACAACCACCTGAGGAACGCCAGCGCCAACAGCGGCATCGGCATG GCGTCTCCCAGTAACACTTCGGGTCGGACGCCTCCACGCCAGCCGGGCAGCCGCAGCAGCCCGCTTACCTCACCCACCAACTGCTCCCATGGGGGGCTTTCTCCCAG TCGGCTGTGGGGTTGGAGCGCAGACGGGCTCTCCAAGTTCCCTCCTCCACCCTtcccctcccctcttcctccacccACTGCCCACTCTTCCCTGAAGGCAATGCAGCGAGCTTACTCACCCAG CATGCTGGAGTACGACAGTGAGAACCTGAACTCGGAGGAGATCTACAGCTCTCTGCGCGGCGTCACCGAGGCCATCCAGAACTTCAGCTTCCGCAGCCAAGAAGACCTGATGGAGCCGCTGAGACGAGACGGCAAGAGGGACGGCATG TCCGGAGTCGGGGCGTCCTCAGACGGTGACATGGTGGGGGGAGGACGCACGGCCTTGGACAACAAGACGTCGCTGCTGAACACGCCTTCGCCGCGTTCCTTCGCCGGCCCACGCTTCAGAGACTACAACCCGTACAACTACACCGACAGCATCAGCACACTGGACAAAGCTGCCCTGAAGGAGGCGCTGTATGAGGACGCTGTGGAGCGAGACG gCTGCCGACAAGAATGTGGCGAAAACAAGATCATGAACCCCAAAAGCTTCCCAG caggCCCCGCTGAGCAGCTGGAGCTGGTCGGGGAACTGCTGAAGCAGTTCTCCCAGGGCCAGGCAGGGGAGCGGGGCCCCGAGGAGCGACGGGGGaccctgctggagctgctgaaaGTGGCCCGAGAGGACAGCGTGGTGGTGTGGGAGGAACACTTCAAGAccattctgctgctgctgctcgagACGCTGGGAGACAAAGAC CACACGATCCGGGCGCTGGCCCTGCGAGTCCTGAAGGAGATCCTGAGGAACCAGCCGGCCCGCTTCAAGAACTACGCCGAGCTTACCATCATGAAGACGCTGGAGGCTCATAAAGACACGCACAAGGAG GTGGTGCGTGCGGCGGAGGAGGCGGCCTCCACGCTGGCGGGCTCCATCCACCCAGAGCAGTGCATCAAGGTCCTCTGTCCCATCGTGCAGACGGCAGACTACCCCATCAACCTGGCCGCCATCAAGATGCAGACGAGGGCCACCGAACGCATCACCAAGGAGCCGCTCCATCAGCTGCTGTCTGACATCATACCTGGACTCCTGCAG GGCTACGACAACACAGAGAGCAGTGTGAGGAAGGCCAGCGTCTTCTGCCTGGTGGCCATCTACTCCGTGATCGGAGAGGAGCTGAAGCCTTACCTGGCTCAGCTGACCGGCAGCAAG ATGAAGCTGCTCAACCTGTACATCAAGAGGGCCCAGACCTccaccagcaacagcagcagctcatcCGACATCTCCTCCTACTAA
- the LOC122872437 gene encoding CLIP-associating protein 1-like isoform X19, with amino-acid sequence MLRKLVCRRICSYKNFEDDDSVDGGRSSSSSKGASLSGRKPVSMGSFRRPASASSTKSAGRDGSSAGAVDEEDFIQAFEDVPTVQIFSNREVEEAMTKIRDVLSDDKRDWELRVAALKKVRSLLLAGAAEFDGFPQQLRLMEAAFKLSAKDLRSQVVREACITLGHLSLVLGSRFDHAAEAIMPILLNLVPNTAKVMATSGMAAIRLILRHTHYPRLIPIITSNCTSKSVAVRRRCYEFLDLLLQEWQTSSLERHGAVLTETIKKGIHDADAEARSVARKCYWCFHGHFRREAEQLFQGLESSYQKALQAHLRSGDSQMSLPASDRSSSSSQESLNRPQSVKHTFGSSTTRSKAAHPRTPAAASSPGSLQRSRSDVDVNAAATATARTRMPAVPSAVPSSASPFSSASALPPGSYASLGRVRTSRTSSGNGPSVTDSRGRSRGKVVSQSQPSSRSGSPGRLLSSTYGRIPRPTMGTAAAAANSTSSNLTDKSRPRAHRSHGCSRETSPNRSGTARSRIPRPSMSQGCSRETSRESSRDTSPARGFSPLATRRHSRSTSALSSAECYSDRLSHQARISASVNAMRILNTGTDVEAAVADALLLGDSRSKRRPVRRRFESPGIYSDDDANSDASSACSDLSYSSRNGGMAPHYLRQTEDVAEVLNHCASANWSERKEGLLGLQNLLKSQRMLSRVELKRLCEIFTRMFADPHSKRVFSMFLETLVDFITLHREDLQDWLFVLLTQLLKKMGADLLGSVQAKVQKALDVTRESFPYEQQFNILMRFIVDQTQTPNLKVKVAILRYIEALARQMDPADFVNSSETRLAVSRIITWTTEPKSSDVRKTLHNWAGEDFSGRPSTVASLPGEGNLEERCKQAAQVVLIALFELNTPEFTMLLGALPKTFQDGTTKLLHNHLRNASANSGIGMASPSNTSGRTPPRQPGSRSSPLTSPTNCSHGGLSPSRLWGWSADGLSKFPPPPFPSPLPPPTAHSSLKAMQRAYSPSMLEYDSENLNSEEIYSSLRGVTEAIQNFSFRSQEDLMEPLRRDGKRDGMSGVGASSDGDMVGGGRTALDNKTSLLNTPSPRSFAGPRFRDYNPYNYTDSISTLDKAALKEALYEDAVERDGCRQECGENKIMNPKSFPAGPAEQLELVGELLKQFSQGQAGERGPEERRGTLLELLKVAREDSVVVWEEHFKTILLLLLETLGDKDHTIRALALRVLKEILRNQPARFKNYAELTIMKTLEAHKDTHKEVVRAAEEAASTLAGSIHPEQCIKVLCPIVQTADYPINLAAIKMQTRATERITKEPLHQLLSDIIPGLLQGYDNTESSVRKASVFCLVAIYSVIGEELKPYLAQLTGSKMKLLNLYIKRAQTSTSNSSSSSDISSY; translated from the exons acAAAAACTTTGAGGACGATGACTCGGTGGACGGCGGCCGCTCCTCGTCCTCGTCCAAAGGAGCCTCGCTGTCCGGGAGGAAGCCGGTGAGCATGGGTTCATTTCGGCGCCCTGCCTCCGCCTCCAGCACCAAGTCTGCAG GGAGGGACGGGTCGAGTGCTGGAGCTGTGGATGAGGAGGACTTCATCCAAGCCTTTGAGGATGTTCCCACAGTGCAG ATCTTCTCTAatagggaggtggaggaggccaTGACGAAGATTCGAGACGTGCTGTCAGACGATAAGAGGGACTGGGAGCTCAGAGTGGCAGCT CTGAAGAAGGTGCGCTCGCTGCTCCTGGCCGGCGCAGCAGAGTTCGATGGGTTTCCGCAGCAGCTGCGGCTCATGGAGGCGGCGTTCAAACTGTCTGCCAAGGACCTCCGCTCTCAGGTGGTGAGGGAGGCCTGCATCACGCTGGG CCACCTGTCGCTAGTGCTCGGCAGCCGGTTCGACCACGCGGCAGAGGCCATCATGCCGATTCTCCTCAACCTGGTCCCCAACACTGCCAAAGTCATGGCCACCTCCGGCATGGCCGCCATCCGCCTCATCCTCAGA CACACACATTACCCACGTCTCATCCCCATCATCACCAGCAACTGTACCTCCAAATCTGTGGCTGTCAGAAG gCGCTGCTACGAGTTCCTGgacctgctgctgcaggaatGGCAGACGAGCTCTCTGGAGAG ACATGGAGCAGTTTTAACTGAGACTATAAAGAAAGGGATCCATGATGCAGACGCCGAGGCTCGCTCTGTGGCCAGAAA GTGTTACTGGTGTTTTCACGGGCACTTCCGTCGGGAGGCGGAGCAGCTGTTCCAGGGCCTGGAGTCGTCCTATCAGAAAGCTCTGCAGGCTCACCTGAGGAGCGGAGACAGTCAGATGTCGCTGCCCGCTTCGGATCGCTCGTCCTCGTCCTCCCAGGAGAGCCTCAA TCGACCACAGTCTGTAAAACACACCTTTGGAAGCAGCACAACAAGAT CCAAAGCTGCCCACCCCAGGACGCCTGCTGCAGCCTCCTCTCCAGGCTCCCTCCAGCGCTCTCGCAGCGACGTGGACGTCAACGCGGCGGCCACCGCCACCGCCCGTACCAGGATGCCCGCCGTGCCCTCTGCCGTGCCGTCATCGGCTTCGCCCTTCAGCTCAGCCTCGGCACTTCCCCCTGGATCCTACGCTTCACTGG gcCGAGTACGAACCAGCAGAACGAGTTCAGGAAACGGTCCGTCTGTGACAGACAGCCGGGGAAGGAGTCGAGGGAAAGTCGTCTCACAGTCTCAAC CCAGTAGTAGGTCAGGCTCTCCCGGCCGACTGCTGAGCTCCACCTATGGCAGGATCCCGAGGCCGACGATGGGcactgccgccgccgccgccaacAGCACCTCCAGCAACCTGACCGACAAGAGCCGGCCCCGAGCTCACCGCAGCCACGGCTGCAGCCGAGAGACCAGCCCCAACAGATCGGGCACGG CCCGGAGCCGAATCCCCCGGCCGAGCATGAGTCAGGGCTGCAGCCGCGAAACCAGTCGCGAGAGCAGCCGCGACACCAGCCCCGCCAGGGGTTTCTCCCCCCTGG CGACTCGTCGTCACTCCCGTTCAACCAGTGCCCTGTCCTCTGCAGAGTGCTACTCAG accGGCTGTCCCATCAGGCTCGGATCTCGGCCTCCGTCAACGCCATGAGAATCCTCAACACCGGCACCGACGTCGAGGCTGCCGTTGCGGATGCTCTG CTCTTGGGAGACTCGAGGAGTAAG CGGAGGCCGGTGAGGCGGCGTTTCGAGTCACCAGGAATATACTCGGATGACGACGCCAACAGTGACGCCTCCAGCGCCTGCTCCGATCTCTCGTACAGCTCGCGCAACGGCGGCATGGCTCCACACTACCTGCGCCAGACAGAAGACGTGGCCGAGGTGCTGAACCACTGCGCCAGCGCCAACTGGTCTGAGAGAAAGGAGGGGCTGCTGGGACTGCAGAACCTGCTCAAGAGCCAGAGGAtgctcag TCGTGTGGAGCTGAAGAGGCTTTGTGAGATCTTCACCAGGATGTTTGCAGACCCTCACAGCAAG AGA GTCTTCAGCATGTTCCTGGAGACTCTGGTGGACTTCATCACGCTGCACAGGGAGGACCTGCAGGACTGGCTGTTTGTTCTGCTCACTCAGCTGCTGAAGAAGATGGGTGCCGACCTGCTGGGCTCCGTCCAGGCCAAAGTCCAGAAGGCCCTGGACGTCACCAG agagTCCTTCCCGTATGAGCAGCAGTTCAACATCCTGATGCGTTTCATCGTGGATCAGACGCAGACGCCCAACCTGAAGGTGAAGGTGGCCATCCTGCGCTACATAGAGGCACTCGCCCGCCAGATGGACCCGGCCGACTTCGTCAACTCCAGCGAGACGCGCCTTGCAGTCTCGCGCATCATCACCTGGACCACCGAGCCTAAGAGCTCCGACGTGCGCAAG ACCCTTCATAACTGGGCAGGGGAGGATTTCTCAGGCCGACCCAGCACCGTGGCCTCTCTGCCTGGAGAGGGCAACCTGGAGGAGAGGTGCAAGCAG gcggCCCAGGTGGTGCTAATCGCCCTGTTTGAGCTGAACACACCGGAGTTCACCATGCTGCTGGGCGCTCTGCCCAAAACCTTCCAGGACGGGACCACCAAGCTGCTGCACAACCACCTGAGGAACGCCAGCGCCAACAGCGGCATCGGCATG GCGTCTCCCAGTAACACTTCGGGTCGGACGCCTCCACGCCAGCCGGGCAGCCGCAGCAGCCCGCTTACCTCACCCACCAACTGCTCCCATGGGGGGCTTTCTCCCAG TCGGCTGTGGGGTTGGAGCGCAGACGGGCTCTCCAAGTTCCCTCCTCCACCCTtcccctcccctcttcctccacccACTGCCCACTCTTCCCTGAAGGCAATGCAGCGAGCTTACTCACCCAG CATGCTGGAGTACGACAGTGAGAACCTGAACTCGGAGGAGATCTACAGCTCTCTGCGCGGCGTCACCGAGGCCATCCAGAACTTCAGCTTCCGCAGCCAAGAAGACCTGATGGAGCCGCTGAGACGAGACGGCAAGAGGGACGGCATG TCCGGAGTCGGGGCGTCCTCAGACGGTGACATGGTGGGGGGAGGACGCACGGCCTTGGACAACAAGACGTCGCTGCTGAACACGCCTTCGCCGCGTTCCTTCGCCGGCCCACGCTTCAGAGACTACAACCCGTACAACTACACCGACAGCATCAGCACACTGGACAAAGCTGCCCTGAAGGAGGCGCTGTATGAGGACGCTGTGGAGCGAGACG gCTGCCGACAAGAATGTGGCGAAAACAAGATCATGAACCCCAAAAGCTTCCCAG caggCCCCGCTGAGCAGCTGGAGCTGGTCGGGGAACTGCTGAAGCAGTTCTCCCAGGGCCAGGCAGGGGAGCGGGGCCCCGAGGAGCGACGGGGGaccctgctggagctgctgaaaGTGGCCCGAGAGGACAGCGTGGTGGTGTGGGAGGAACACTTCAAGAccattctgctgctgctgctcgagACGCTGGGAGACAAAGAC CACACGATCCGGGCGCTGGCCCTGCGAGTCCTGAAGGAGATCCTGAGGAACCAGCCGGCCCGCTTCAAGAACTACGCCGAGCTTACCATCATGAAGACGCTGGAGGCTCATAAAGACACGCACAAGGAG GTGGTGCGTGCGGCGGAGGAGGCGGCCTCCACGCTGGCGGGCTCCATCCACCCAGAGCAGTGCATCAAGGTCCTCTGTCCCATCGTGCAGACGGCAGACTACCCCATCAACCTGGCCGCCATCAAGATGCAGACGAGGGCCACCGAACGCATCACCAAGGAGCCGCTCCATCAGCTGCTGTCTGACATCATACCTGGACTCCTGCAG GGCTACGACAACACAGAGAGCAGTGTGAGGAAGGCCAGCGTCTTCTGCCTGGTGGCCATCTACTCCGTGATCGGAGAGGAGCTGAAGCCTTACCTGGCTCAGCTGACCGGCAGCAAG ATGAAGCTGCTCAACCTGTACATCAAGAGGGCCCAGACCTccaccagcaacagcagcagctcatcCGACATCTCCTCCTACTAA